Genomic segment of Rhodocaloribacter litoris:
CAGCCGCCCGCCATGGCCGGTTATACGCGGCGGCGTCTCCTTCGGTGCACGCCGCTTTTTTTCGCATGCATTTTAGCACTCTCCGCATCAGAGTGCTAACAGTTTTCCTTTCTGCCTTACGCGTCAATCCCATTCAAGAGGAGGTAACCCTATGTCCATCAAACCGCTGGGCGACCGCGTGGTCGTCAAACCCGAACCGGCCGAGGAGAAAACCTCCAGCGGGCTCTACATCCCCGACACCGCCAAGGAGAAACCCCAGCGCGGCACCGTCGTCGCCGTCGGCCCCGGACGCGTCGAAAACGGCACCAAGATCGACATGACCGTCAAGGAAGGCGACACGGTCCTCTACGGCAAGTACGCCGGCACCGAAGTCCGCCTCGGCGACGAAGAGTACCTCATCATGCGCGAGACCGACATCCTCGGTGTCATCGAAGAATAAGTAGCATCCCCGCCCGGCCCGGCGCCGTGAGCGGGTTTTTTGTGGCCGGTAGCGGCCATTTACAACCTTTTTTCGAACCCAACAAAAAGCGAAACTATGGCGAAGCAGATCATTTTCAACGCGGAGGCGCGTGCGGCGCTCAAGCGCGGCGTCGACACGCTGGCCAACGCCGTCAAGGTTACCCTCGGTCCGAAGGGCCGCAACGTGATCATCGAGAAGAAGTTCGGTGCGCCGACCGTGACGAAGGACGGCGTCACCGTCGCCAAGGAGATCGAACTCGAGGACAAGCTCGAGAACGTCGGGGCGCAGATGGTCAAGGAGGTCGCCTCGAAGACGAGCGACGTGGCCGGCGACGGCACCACCACGGCCACGGTGCTGGCGCAGGCGATCATGTCGGCCGGGCTGAAGAACGTCACGGCCGGGGCCAACCCGATGGACCTCAAGCGCGGCATCGACAAGGCCGTCGAGCAGGTGGTCGAGCGCCTGCGTGCGCTCAGCCGTGAGATCGAGGGCAAGCAGGAGATCGCGCAGGTGGCCACGATCTCGGCCAACAACGACACGGCCATCGGGGAGCTCATCGCCGAGGCCTTCGAGCGCGTGGGCAAGGAAGGGGTCATCACGGTCGAGGAGGCCCGCGGCACCGAGACGACGCTCGAGGTGGTCGAGGGGATGCAGTTCGACCGGGGCTACCTCTCGCCCTACTTCGTCACCGACGCCGAGAAGATGGAGGCCGTGCTCGAGGACGCCTACATCCTGATCCACGACAAGAAGATCTCCTCGATGAAGGATCTGCTGCCGATCCTGGAGAAGGTGGCGCAGATGAGCCGTCCGCTGCTGATCATCGCCGAGGACGTCGAGGGCGAGGCGCTGGCGACGCTGGTGGTGAACAAGCTGCGGGGTACGCTGCGCGTGGCGGCGGTGAAGGCGCCGGGCTTCGGCGACCGTCGCAAGGCGATGCTGGAGGACATCGCGATCCTGACGGGCGGCACGGTGGTCTCGGAGGAGAAGGGATACCGGCTCGAGAACACGACGCTGGACTACCTGGGCCGCGCCAAGCGGATCGTCATCGACAAGGACAACACGACGATCGTGGACGGGGCCGGGAGCCCGGATCAGATCAAGGCGCGGGCGAACCAGATCAAGCAGCAGATCGAGACGACGACGTCGGACTATGACCGGGAGAAGCTGCAGGAGCGTCTGGCGAAGCTCTCCGGCGGGGTGGCGGTGCTGAAGATCGGAGCCGCGACGGAGCCGGAGATGAAGGAGAAGAAGGCGCGCGTGGAGGATGCGCTGCACGCGACGCGGGCGGCGATCGAGGAAGGGATCGTGCCCGGCGGGGGTGTGGCCTACATCCGTTCGCTCCCGGTGCTGGAGGAGCTCGAGGTGGAGAACGAGGACCAGTCGATCGGGGTCTCGATCGTGCGCCGGGCGCTGGAGGAGCCGCTGCGCCAGATTGCGGCGAACGCGGGTCTGGAGGGTTCGATCGTGGTGCAGCGGGTGAAGGAAGGCGAGGGCGACTTCGGCTTCAACGCCCGCACGGAGGAGTACGGCTCGCTGCTGAAGCAGGGCGTGATCGACCCGACGAAGGTGACGCGTACGGCGCTGGAGAACGCGGCGTCGGTGGCGGGGCTGCTGCTGACGACCGAGTCCATCGTGGCCGACAAGCCGGAGAAGGAGAAGGCATCGGCCGCTCCCGACATGGGCGGCATGGGCGGGATGGACTTCTAATCCTGCCCGTCGTGCACGTAGAAAAGGGGCCGGAGGTCAAACTCCGGCCCCTTTTTGTTTCAGGTGCCTCTCTGCGCCACGGCACGGTCCCCTATTTCAGGGCAAACGCAACCTGCACCATCGCCCGCACCTCGATCTCGCCGGAGGCATAGGCTTCCGGCACCGCCTCGCCCGCATCCTTGGCCATTGCCGCGGCTTCCATGCGAAAGACCGGGCGCGGGATCTCAAGGCTCTGCTCGTTGATGTGCAGCACCTCCCCCAGTTCCGCGCCGAGGGCGCTGGCCATCAGCGCGGCCTTTTCGCGGGCGTTCATCACGGCCATCCGCAGCGCCTCGTTCCGCACGGCCGCGCGGTCGCGCAGGTCGTAGGTCACCCCGTTGAGCCGGTTGGCCCCCTGCCGGACGACGTCGGCGATCAACGCCGGCAGCCGGTCCAGGTCTTCCAGTTCCACCACGACCTCCCGGACGGCCTCGAACCCTTTCTCCTCGTAGCGCCGGGTCTCCGGGTTGAATTCACGATACGGCTGGATGCTGAGCGTCTCCAGGCGGAGCTTCCGCTCGTCGACGCCCAGGGCCCGGACGGCGTTCATGGCCGCAGCGGCCGCCTCCGCATTGCGCCGCCGTGCCTCCTCGGGATCCATGTCGCGCGTGACCACCCCGAAGCGGACGATGGCCTTGTCGGGTTGTACATGCAGCACGCCTTCCCCGCTGACGTTCACGGTGCGGCGGCTCTGATTTTCCTGTGCCATAGCGGGCGGCGTGACCAGTACGGCCAGCATGAGGAAGAAAAGAAAAAAGCAACGTCCCGGCGAAAGAAACGAGTCCATCGGGTTTACCTCAATATAAGGATGATGACAGGGGTATGACCGGCGGGATCCATGCCGGTCTCGCCGGTACCGCTTTAACGTCCGGCGTCGCCGGTATATTATCCGGGCCGGTGGTCGTCCTCCGGCCTCAGGGCGTGAGGCGATCGATGAGGCGCGGGAAGGGGATGGCCTCGCGCAGGTGCGCCAGCCCGCAGATCCAGGCCACCGTGCGTTCGAGTCCTAGGCCGAACCCGCTGTGCGGCACCGAGCCGTAGCGGCGCAGGTCGAAGTACCAGTCGAACACCTCGGGCGGGAGGTTGTGTTCCTGCACCTGTCGTTCGAGGAAGGCCAGGTCGGTGGCCCGCTCGCCGCCCCCGATGATCTCGCCGTAGCCCTCCGGCGCGAGCACATCCATGCCAAGGGCCAGGCGGTCGTCCTCCGGATCGCGCTTCATGTAGAACGCCTTGACGGCGGCGGGGAAGCGATGCACGATGATGGGCCGGTCGAAGTGCCAGGTGAGCACCGTCTCGTCGCTGCCGCCGAAGTCGTTGCCCCAGGCAAAGTTGCGGGCACTCTCGGCCCACTGCGGGAGGTTGCGCAGATCCTCCTCGATCTCGGCCAGACGGCGGTGGATCTCGATCTCGCGGGCATCGATGCGGCGCTTCTCGGCCTTTTTCGCCTGACCGTACCGCTTGCGGTTGGCCTCCATCTCGGCCTTCAGCGCGGTCTCTTCCTCCTTGAGTGCCTCGATCTTCTCTTCGATCATGCGGGCCGTCTCGTCGCTGCGAAGGATCTCGACGGCCTCGTCGTAGGCGACGCGCGGGAAGGGCGGGCGCACGCGCTCGAGCGGCGCCGTGTCGCGGCCGAGCACCTCCAGTTCCATCCGGGCCTCCCGCAGCACCGTCTGCACGATGTGGACGATCAGGTCCTCGGCCAGCTGCATGTTCATGTCGAGGTCGTAGAAGGCCATCTCCGGCTCGATCATCCAGAACTCGGTCAGGTGCCGCCGCGTCTTCGACTTCTCGGCGCGGAAGGTGGGGCCGAACGTGTAGATCTTGCCGAAGGCCATCGCCATGGCCTCGCCGTGGAGCTGCCCGCTCTGCGTCAGGTAGGCCTTGCGGTCGAAGTAGTCGATCTCGAACAGCGTGGAGGTGCCTTCGACAGCGTTGCCCGTGAGGATGGGGGCGTCCATCTGCAGGAAGCCGCGCTCCTGGAAGAAGCGGTGGATCGCCATGATGATCCGGTTGCGGATGCGGAGCGTGGCCCAGGGGCGGCGGCTGCGGAGCCAGAGGTGCCGGTGGTTCATCAGAAACTCGATGCCGTGCTCCTTCGGCGTGATGGGATAGTCCTCCGCCCGGTGGAGCAGGCGGACCGTCGTGGCCTGCACCTCATAGCCGCCGACCTGCCGCTCGTCCCGGCGGACGGTCCCCGTCACTTCGAGGGCGCTCTCCTGCGTGGCCTCGTCGGCGGCCTGCCAGGTGGCCTCGTCCACGGCATCCTGCGTCACCACACACTGCACCAGCCCGGTGCCATCCCGCAGGATCAGGAAAAAGATGCCCTTCGACGCCCTTTTATTATACAGCCAGCCCTTCAGGGTGACGGTCTCGCCCTCGTGCCGGTTCAGGTGTTCGATGTAGGTCGGCTCACGCTCCATGATGCGAAGTCCTCGGATGGATGACAGGACGGACAACCGGAGCGGGAAAATCCGAAATCGTCCCGGACGATACAAACGGTGCAGGCCGGGACCCCCGCGGCGACCCGTGAAAAAACGAGCGAAATCACAGCGGCACCGGGTATCGAATCGGGATCATTGCCGCCGGAGTTCCTCCTGCCAGTTGGCCAGCCGGCGTTCCCCGGCGACCGTCGAATGAATCAGCTCGAACTGCCCGAAGCCGTTCCGGTCGGCAAAGATGAACTGCGCCTGTCCTTCGCCGGGGATGTTGTTATAGACCCAGATCTCGTGCGGGGCGACGCCCCGGTCGAACAGGTGGGGTTCGATGTTGGTGGGGAGGCCGTATTTGATCAGGATGCGCCCGCGGTCCGTTTCCCAGCCTTCGGCCAGGCTGGAGGTGTAGCGGTCGTTGGCGTACTGGAGGCGCTGGTAGAACTCGTCCTTGAACTCGTTGACCGTGGTGTTCGGGTTGGGATCGCGTTTGTCCCAGAACTCCATCAAAAAGCGCTGGCGGGCTTCCAGTGTTCGGAGGCCCTTCATACGCCGGCGCTCCTGCTCGGTCGCGATGAGGTCGATGTGTGCGAAGGCACGGCTGACCTCCTCTTCGCTCATGGCCGCGTACTGGCTGTTCTCGAAATCCGTCTCCACCAGGGTGGGGCCGGCCCGCTCCACGCCCGGATTGTAGACGAAAAACTTGCGGGCCTGCTCGGCGAGGGCTTCATTGGCCTCGTTGAGCAGGGCAATGCGGAGGAAGTACGAGCCGCTGGGCAGCCGGCTGATGTCGAAGGAGCCGGCGAGCACGTCCGGATGGCGCACCGGGCGCTGTGTGCGCTGCTGGTAGTCCGGCAGCGGCTGCGGCAGGTTGGCCTCGGCGATGTAGGCCAGCACCGTGTACGAGGCGTCGTCGCCGAGGACGGCCGGCAGGTTATAGACCTCGCCGTAATAGAAGAGCCGGCGGAGGTTGCTGCCGAAGAGTTGATTGGCATTGGGCCGGATGACGAGGCCGTTCTTGTAGAAGGGGTTTTCCCGGTCCCGGCTGGGTTCGATGGCGGTAGCGAGGGTCAGGTCCGAGAGGCCGACCAGGCCGGGGTTCGAGAAGTCGGGGATGAAGACGTCCCGTTGCAGCGTGAGTTCGGCGCGCTGCCGGGCGGGGTCGCCGGGGATGATGACGCGCAGGGTGTATTCGCCGGGTGGGACCGCCGTGCGGAGCTGGTGCACGAAGCGCTGGCCGGTGAGGAGGGCGCTCGTATCCGGCACGACGAACTGCAGGGTCAGAGAATCCTGCCACACGGGCGCTTCCGGTGCGGCGGGCAGGCCGGGCAGGGTACTGTGCAGCAAGGCGAGGTCCACCGGAAGCCGGGCGCTGTAGCCGGCCTCCGCCCTCTGATACGTCAGGTCGCGTGCCGCAAAGGCCAGGTAAACTTCCATCAGCGCATGGCGGTCGTCGTAGGCAAAGGCCGCGTGGTCGACGTCCACCTGCACGGGCCGCCGCTCCTGCGCCAGGGTCGTGGCAGGTTGCCAGCTCAGGCAGCCGACCAGGATGCCACACCGGAGTATCGTAGCAAGGTATCTCATCTCGGATAGGGGAATAGCCCGCGGGAATCGTTCCTCATACGACCCGGGACTTTCTCACGTTTCCGCACGAACGCAGTCCTGACCGGATACGGCGGCTTGGGTATGGCCGTTCGCGCTGGTGTAGTCATCCCGTATGGGAACCTGGCGTGCCGTCGGGGCAAAAAAATGGGTTACCTCAAAATCCGGGGGGGCGCACCGCCCCCGCCTCCTGTCCGGCGTACCGTTTATGAGATTGCTGTCCTGCATGGCCCGGTCCGGTCTGGTGCTCCTGCTCACCATGTTTGCCGGCACGGCATCCTACGGACAGGCCTGCGTGCGCTGGCTCAACGTCACCGACGGCTCGGACCTCAACGACGGCCTCACCTCAACGACGGCATGGCAATCCTTCGAGTTCGCCTATAAAAATGCACCCGATGGGTGCGTCGTCCGAACGGCCGCCGGCGAATACTTCCAGGGAGACGACAACGACGGCATCCAGCTCTCGGGGTCGAAGAACCTGATCTTCGAGATCAACACCTTCGGGGGCAGCGACGAGCTGCGTTTCCCGGAAGACGTTTTTACCCTCAACCTGAGTGCCGGCAAAACCGTCGTCATTCGGGGCGGCACGGCCACCAATCCCACGGTATACTTTGGCGACGGGGTGATCAACGACCCGGTCAACTTTCCGAGCAACCGGGGCTTTCTCGACACGATCACCATCACCTCGGGCACGCTGGACATCCAGGTGCCGGTGACGATCGACGCCTTCGTGACGACGATCAACCGCAACACGGCCGGCAGCTTCATCGCCGGCAACGTCACCTATGCCCCGCTCAACCGGGCGATCAACATCACGGGCAGTGTATCGGCCACAGCCGGCGCCGAACTGCCGCCGGCCCTGGCGGCCGGCACGGTCACGATCAGCACCACGGCCGGCACTTACACTTCGAACAAGAGCCATACCCTGAGCGATGGCGGCACGCTACAACTGACCGGTGCCGGCCATGTCGTCTTCGCGTCGGTCTTCACCGTGACTTCGGGCGGGACGGCGGCCATCCTCAACACCGGCCCGGGGACCCTGGCCTTCAACGGTGGCCTCGTCGTCAATGCCACCGGCAGCGTCGGTAACCTCATTGCCAACCTGTCGACGGGTTCCATCTCGATGGCAAGCACGACGTTCAACCACCAGGGCGCCGCCAACGGCACCGGCGGAGACCACTTTACGGCGACGATCCTGAACGGCGGCACCGGCACGATCACGACGGGCCGGCTGACCGACAACCCCAATACCGATCCCGGCGAGGGAG
This window contains:
- the groES gene encoding co-chaperone GroES; the encoded protein is MSIKPLGDRVVVKPEPAEEKTSSGLYIPDTAKEKPQRGTVVAVGPGRVENGTKIDMTVKEGDTVLYGKYAGTEVRLGDEEYLIMRETDILGVIEE
- the groL gene encoding chaperonin GroEL (60 kDa chaperone family; promotes refolding of misfolded polypeptides especially under stressful conditions; forms two stacked rings of heptamers to form a barrel-shaped 14mer; ends can be capped by GroES; misfolded proteins enter the barrel where they are refolded when GroES binds) — its product is MAKQIIFNAEARAALKRGVDTLANAVKVTLGPKGRNVIIEKKFGAPTVTKDGVTVAKEIELEDKLENVGAQMVKEVASKTSDVAGDGTTTATVLAQAIMSAGLKNVTAGANPMDLKRGIDKAVEQVVERLRALSREIEGKQEIAQVATISANNDTAIGELIAEAFERVGKEGVITVEEARGTETTLEVVEGMQFDRGYLSPYFVTDAEKMEAVLEDAYILIHDKKISSMKDLLPILEKVAQMSRPLLIIAEDVEGEALATLVVNKLRGTLRVAAVKAPGFGDRRKAMLEDIAILTGGTVVSEEKGYRLENTTLDYLGRAKRIVIDKDNTTIVDGAGSPDQIKARANQIKQQIETTTSDYDREKLQERLAKLSGGVAVLKIGAATEPEMKEKKARVEDALHATRAAIEEGIVPGGGVAYIRSLPVLEELEVENEDQSIGVSIVRRALEEPLRQIAANAGLEGSIVVQRVKEGEGDFGFNARTEEYGSLLKQGVIDPTKVTRTALENAASVAGLLLTTESIVADKPEKEKASAAPDMGGMGGMDF
- a CDS encoding SIMPL domain-containing protein: MLAVLVTPPAMAQENQSRRTVNVSGEGVLHVQPDKAIVRFGVVTRDMDPEEARRRNAEAAAAAMNAVRALGVDERKLRLETLSIQPYREFNPETRRYEEKGFEAVREVVVELEDLDRLPALIADVVRQGANRLNGVTYDLRDRAAVRNEALRMAVMNAREKAALMASALGAELGEVLHINEQSLEIPRPVFRMEAAAMAKDAGEAVPEAYASGEIEVRAMVQVAFALK
- a CDS encoding asparagine--tRNA ligase, with protein sequence MEREPTYIEHLNRHEGETVTLKGWLYNKRASKGIFFLILRDGTGLVQCVVTQDAVDEATWQAADEATQESALEVTGTVRRDERQVGGYEVQATTVRLLHRAEDYPITPKEHGIEFLMNHRHLWLRSRRPWATLRIRNRIIMAIHRFFQERGFLQMDAPILTGNAVEGTSTLFEIDYFDRKAYLTQSGQLHGEAMAMAFGKIYTFGPTFRAEKSKTRRHLTEFWMIEPEMAFYDLDMNMQLAEDLIVHIVQTVLREARMELEVLGRDTAPLERVRPPFPRVAYDEAVEILRSDETARMIEEKIEALKEEETALKAEMEANRKRYGQAKKAEKRRIDAREIEIHRRLAEIEEDLRNLPQWAESARNFAWGNDFGGSDETVLTWHFDRPIIVHRFPAAVKAFYMKRDPEDDRLALGMDVLAPEGYGEIIGGGERATDLAFLERQVQEHNLPPEVFDWYFDLRRYGSVPHSGFGLGLERTVAWICGLAHLREAIPFPRLIDRLTP
- a CDS encoding GWxTD domain-containing protein — its product is MRYLATILRCGILVGCLSWQPATTLAQERRPVQVDVDHAAFAYDDRHALMEVYLAFAARDLTYQRAEAGYSARLPVDLALLHSTLPGLPAAPEAPVWQDSLTLQFVVPDTSALLTGQRFVHQLRTAVPPGEYTLRVIIPGDPARQRAELTLQRDVFIPDFSNPGLVGLSDLTLATAIEPSRDRENPFYKNGLVIRPNANQLFGSNLRRLFYYGEVYNLPAVLGDDASYTVLAYIAEANLPQPLPDYQQRTQRPVRHPDVLAGSFDISRLPSGSYFLRIALLNEANEALAEQARKFFVYNPGVERAGPTLVETDFENSQYAAMSEEEVSRAFAHIDLIATEQERRRMKGLRTLEARQRFLMEFWDKRDPNPNTTVNEFKDEFYQRLQYANDRYTSSLAEGWETDRGRILIKYGLPTNIEPHLFDRGVAPHEIWVYNNIPGEGQAQFIFADRNGFGQFELIHSTVAGERRLANWQEELRRQ